The following proteins are co-located in the Bradyrhizobium sp. AZCC 2176 genome:
- a CDS encoding ABC transporter ATP-binding protein, with protein MTAVLEVTNVKKSFGGIKAVDGVSFDVQEGEILGLIGPNGCGKSTLFNCILGQLAPTVGEVKVDGKIVTGLRPSELNRLGVSRTFQLLQVFPKLSVRENLILAGQEHQGNMMSRLLGPSDAGLSAAADQMIGFFKLDHLATEAAGGLSYGQQKLLDAAMAFMGGPRLVLLDEPAGGVNLTMLGDLKERLAAINREKRATFVVIEHNMEFVMSLCTRVMVMAEGKLLAMGTPSEVRANPAVIEAYLGH; from the coding sequence ATGACCGCGGTCCTCGAAGTCACCAATGTCAAAAAGAGCTTTGGCGGCATCAAGGCCGTCGACGGCGTCAGCTTCGACGTGCAGGAAGGGGAGATCCTCGGCCTGATCGGCCCGAACGGTTGCGGCAAGTCAACGCTGTTCAACTGCATCCTCGGTCAGCTCGCGCCGACGGTTGGCGAGGTCAAGGTCGACGGCAAAATCGTCACCGGATTGCGACCGTCCGAATTGAATCGTCTCGGTGTCAGTCGCACCTTCCAGCTTCTGCAGGTATTCCCGAAACTGTCGGTGCGGGAGAACCTGATCCTCGCCGGGCAGGAACACCAGGGCAACATGATGTCGCGGCTGCTCGGTCCATCCGATGCCGGACTATCAGCAGCGGCCGACCAGATGATCGGCTTCTTCAAGCTCGATCATCTCGCGACCGAAGCCGCCGGCGGCCTGTCCTACGGCCAGCAAAAACTGCTCGATGCGGCGATGGCATTCATGGGCGGGCCGCGGCTGGTGCTGCTGGATGAACCTGCCGGCGGCGTCAACCTCACCATGCTCGGCGATCTCAAGGAGCGGCTGGCTGCGATCAACCGCGAGAAGCGCGCCACCTTCGTCGTCATCGAGCACAACATGGAGTTCGTGATGTCGCTGTGCACCCGCGTCATGGTGATGGCGGAAGGCAAGCTGCTGGCGATGGGCACACCAAGCGAAGTGCGCGCCAATCCCGCCGTCATTGAAGCCTATCTCGGTCATTAG
- a CDS encoding branched-chain amino acid ABC transporter permease codes for MSNLLDLLVAGLATGAIYALVAVGFTLLWQTSQTINFAQGEFVMLPAFLMLAVMHAGAPFWLAIILGILLSLLLLGLGFKLLLVDPMLRHGVLPLAIATMALAIGMKEAVKQFFSAEASPFPSIVPAGDVWILGRVVSLQSLGVLALAIAVVIGLTALLNRTSIGHQMQATAQNPTVARIIGVPVERMILLTFLINAFLVALASLLITPIYLAKFSSGEVLGQAAFIAAIVGGFNQVRGAIAGGLLIGVVDNLAAAYVSTQYRAAVPLILLIVIILFRPQGLLGRPEERTV; via the coding sequence ATGTCCAATCTGCTCGATCTGCTCGTGGCAGGCCTTGCGACCGGGGCGATCTACGCTCTCGTCGCGGTCGGTTTCACGCTGCTGTGGCAGACGTCGCAAACCATCAATTTCGCGCAGGGCGAATTCGTGATGTTGCCGGCGTTCCTGATGCTGGCGGTGATGCATGCGGGTGCGCCGTTCTGGCTCGCGATCATTCTCGGCATCCTGCTGTCATTGCTGCTCTTGGGGCTCGGCTTCAAGCTGCTATTGGTCGATCCGATGCTGCGGCACGGCGTGCTGCCGCTGGCGATTGCGACCATGGCGCTCGCGATCGGCATGAAGGAGGCGGTGAAGCAGTTCTTCAGCGCCGAAGCATCGCCATTTCCCTCCATCGTGCCTGCCGGTGACGTCTGGATCCTCGGCCGGGTGGTATCGTTGCAGAGCCTCGGCGTGCTCGCGCTCGCGATCGCGGTCGTGATCGGCCTGACCGCGCTGTTGAACCGCACGTCGATCGGCCATCAGATGCAGGCGACAGCGCAGAACCCGACGGTCGCCCGCATCATCGGCGTGCCGGTCGAGCGCATGATCCTGCTGACCTTCCTGATCAACGCCTTCCTGGTGGCGCTGGCCTCGCTGCTGATCACGCCGATCTATCTGGCGAAATTCTCCTCCGGTGAAGTGCTGGGGCAGGCGGCGTTCATCGCGGCGATCGTCGGCGGCTTCAACCAGGTGCGCGGCGCCATTGCCGGCGGGCTTTTGATCGGCGTGGTCGACAATCTCGCCGCCGCCTACGTGTCGACGCAGTACCGCGCCGCGGTGCCGCTGATCCTGCTGATCGTCATCATCCTGTTCCGCCCGCAGGGACTGCTCGGCCGGCCCGAGGAGCGCACGGTATGA
- a CDS encoding bifunctional sugar phosphate isomerase/epimerase/4-hydroxyphenylpyruvate dioxygenase family protein, translated as MNKRSIATVSLSGALDEKLRAIAAAGFDAVEIFENDLLSFSGSPRDVGQMCRDLGLSICAFQPFRDFEGMPEPQRTRNFARAERKFDLMQELQTDLMLICSNISPASLGGIDRAAADFCALGERAAARGLRVGYEALAWGLHVNDYRDAWEIVRRADHKSIGIILDSFHALAPSFPTLTIQSIPADKIFLVQLADAPKLGLDVLSWSRHFRCFPGQGDLPVARFAEAVLATGYAGPLSLEIFNDQFRAGSAVRTATDGLRSLILLEDDVRGAAAGAPAMPLQPKPKSRGVGFIEFAVSDEKANSLAALFGQLGFRKTGAHRSKDVERWSQGHIDLVINCEPDGFAHSHFVAHGPGVCAIAIDVDDAGRTMARAEALQARTFYQPVGPGELEIPAIRGVGGSLLYFLEQAGKNWDLDFEPLRSDAATDRLDAVDHISQSMPYDEMLSWLLFYTGILDLERLPQMEIADPVGLVQSQALINANQGLRVVLNGSSATRTLSARFIHEFFGSGVQHVAFSCRDIFAAVAEMRSRGADFLRIPDNYYNDIEAKYGLDAATMTALRENQILYDREGEGEFFQVYTHAFDERFFFEIVERRNYHGFGAANAAIRLAAQTRESRPLTMPKA; from the coding sequence ATGAACAAGCGCTCGATCGCCACGGTATCGCTCAGCGGTGCACTCGACGAAAAGCTGCGCGCCATCGCCGCAGCGGGCTTCGATGCCGTCGAGATCTTCGAGAACGATTTGCTGTCGTTCAGCGGCAGCCCGCGCGACGTCGGCCAGATGTGCCGGGACCTCGGGCTTTCGATCTGCGCCTTCCAGCCATTCCGTGACTTCGAGGGCATGCCGGAGCCGCAGCGCACCCGCAACTTTGCGCGCGCCGAGCGCAAGTTCGACCTGATGCAGGAATTGCAGACCGACCTGATGCTGATCTGCAGCAACATCTCGCCAGCCTCGCTCGGCGGTATCGACCGTGCGGCCGCCGATTTCTGCGCACTGGGCGAACGCGCCGCCGCGCGCGGCCTGCGCGTCGGCTATGAGGCGCTTGCCTGGGGGCTTCACGTCAACGATTACCGCGACGCCTGGGAGATCGTGCGGCGCGCCGATCACAAATCGATCGGCATCATTCTCGACAGCTTTCATGCGCTGGCGCCGTCGTTTCCGACGCTGACGATCCAATCGATCCCGGCCGACAAGATATTTCTGGTGCAGCTCGCCGATGCACCAAAGCTCGGCCTCGACGTGCTGTCCTGGAGCCGGCACTTCCGCTGCTTCCCGGGTCAGGGCGACCTGCCGGTCGCGCGCTTCGCGGAAGCCGTGCTCGCCACCGGCTATGCGGGCCCGCTGTCGCTGGAGATCTTCAACGACCAGTTTCGCGCCGGCTCTGCGGTCCGCACCGCGACCGACGGGCTGCGCTCGCTGATCCTGCTCGAGGATGACGTTCGCGGCGCGGCGGCGGGCGCGCCGGCCATGCCGCTGCAGCCGAAGCCGAAAAGCCGCGGCGTCGGCTTCATCGAGTTCGCCGTCAGTGACGAAAAAGCCAACAGCCTCGCCGCGCTGTTCGGCCAGCTCGGCTTTCGCAAGACCGGCGCTCATCGCAGCAAGGACGTCGAACGCTGGTCGCAGGGTCATATTGACCTCGTGATCAATTGCGAACCCGATGGCTTCGCGCATTCGCACTTTGTCGCGCACGGCCCCGGCGTCTGCGCCATCGCCATCGACGTGGATGATGCCGGCAGGACCATGGCGCGGGCGGAAGCGTTGCAGGCGCGGACCTTCTACCAGCCGGTCGGGCCGGGTGAACTCGAGATTCCGGCGATCCGCGGCGTCGGCGGCAGCCTGCTGTATTTCCTGGAACAGGCCGGCAAGAACTGGGATCTCGATTTCGAGCCGCTGCGCAGCGATGCGGCTACCGATCGGCTCGATGCCGTCGACCATATCTCGCAGTCGATGCCTTATGACGAGATGCTGTCGTGGCTGTTGTTCTACACCGGCATTCTCGATCTGGAGCGCTTGCCGCAGATGGAGATCGCGGATCCGGTCGGGCTGGTGCAGAGCCAGGCGCTGATCAATGCCAATCAGGGCCTGCGCGTGGTGCTCAATGGCTCGTCGGCGACCCGCACGCTGTCGGCCCGCTTCATCCATGAATTCTTCGGCTCCGGCGTGCAGCACGTCGCGTTCTCCTGCCGCGATATCTTCGCCGCGGTTGCCGAGATGCGCTCGCGCGGTGCGGACTTCCTCAGGATTCCCGACAATTACTACAACGATATCGAAGCCAAATACGGCCTCGATGCCGCGACCATGACGGCGCTTCGCGAAAACCAGATCCTCTACGACCGCGAAGGCGAGGGCGAATTCTTCCAGGTCTATACCCACGCGTTCGACGAGCGGTTTTTCTTCGAGATCGTCGAGCGGCGCAACTATCACGGGTTCGGCGCCGCTAACGCCGCGATCAGGCTGGCGGCGCAGACGCGGGAATCGCGGCCGCTGACCATGCCCAAGGCGTGA
- a CDS encoding ABC transporter ATP-binding protein: MSDAILDVQGLVGGYGKMTILNGTTFSVPVGSITTVIGPNGAGKSTVFKAIFGLLKLREGRIVFKGRDVTGLSQRELLTSGICYVPQGRNIFPELSVRDNIQLGAVVAGRDITDLPDRIEAALDKFPVLRKKATQQASTLSGGEQKQLEVVRGLLLNPQLVLIDEPSIGLSPLMVQQTFNILKDLRDRGVSILMIEQNARSALEISDYGIVLELGQTRLVDTAQRVLNDPRIGQLFLGGAMTETAA; this comes from the coding sequence ATGAGCGACGCCATCCTCGATGTTCAAGGCCTCGTCGGCGGCTACGGCAAGATGACGATCCTCAACGGTACCACCTTCTCGGTGCCGGTGGGCTCCATCACCACCGTGATCGGGCCGAACGGCGCAGGGAAGTCCACCGTGTTCAAGGCGATCTTCGGCCTGTTGAAGCTGCGCGAAGGCAGGATCGTCTTCAAAGGACGCGACGTTACCGGGCTGAGCCAGCGCGAGTTGCTGACATCAGGCATTTGCTACGTGCCGCAGGGCCGAAATATTTTTCCTGAGCTGTCGGTACGCGACAACATCCAGCTCGGCGCCGTCGTGGCGGGGCGCGACATCACCGACCTGCCTGACCGGATCGAGGCGGCGCTCGACAAGTTCCCGGTGCTGCGCAAGAAGGCGACCCAGCAGGCGTCCACGCTGTCGGGCGGCGAGCAGAAGCAGCTTGAGGTCGTCCGCGGCCTGTTGCTTAATCCGCAACTGGTGTTGATCGACGAGCCGTCGATCGGGCTTTCGCCGCTGATGGTGCAGCAGACCTTCAACATTCTAAAGGATCTCCGCGACCGCGGCGTATCGATCCTGATGATCGAGCAGAACGCGCGCTCCGCGCTGGAGATTTCCGACTACGGGATCGTGCTCGAACTCGGCCAGACCCGGCTTGTCGATACCGCGCAACGCGTACTGAACGATCCACGAATCGGGCAATTGTTCCTGGGCGGCGCGATGACGGAAACAGCAGCATGA
- a CDS encoding tannase/feruloyl esterase family alpha/beta hydrolase, with protein sequence MSIKGKGIRAGLLLAACGYLTPALADSLSCDDGIKAAFRPDTDTKVVAVRLVKKGEELKAPDAPQPVTAAADLCLVKLLVGPGATAEKDRNARSYSEGIGIEVWLPTQANWNERIRNYGGGGWVGGGHRYADKIGSKVPAIVNANIGYASGTTDAGQPWYQDGSFAFLSDGKVNVESLRDFSVRAMVEQAVKTKALVSLYYGKAPKYTYYDGHSQGGRQGMKLVQEYPELYDGYMIAQPALNIAKFGTAGLYPQIVMKTELGFTSANKIEAAAFAAKVAAANKRAVAVCDKAGLGFLLDPLACDYNPARDAELLCAREVGEGVTGNNADAATCMSLKEANALNRIWYGATSDGSFDVAQGADARSGKSLGKNQLWWTFTRSTGIGPLITSASSYGVALALQDVSYAPDASTASSGEPITNGSTNVRNKWLELDYAGLADAVNKGVALQPTLFSDLITDKADLGKLRDLGRKVIAYSGLVDDAIPPAGNINYHERVVAAMGGHAEVQKFMRMYLLPGSAHSSQGRAYTVGGKNDTVPLPKLPGNANQTPTREQDQFFTALVDWVEKGATPGEIMLTSRDNSVSYPVCVYPLRTTWNGNGDAKQASSYRCR encoded by the coding sequence ATGTCGATCAAAGGGAAGGGTATTCGCGCGGGATTACTGCTCGCCGCCTGCGGTTATCTGACGCCGGCGTTGGCAGATTCGCTTTCCTGCGATGACGGCATCAAGGCCGCCTTTCGCCCGGACACCGACACAAAGGTCGTCGCGGTTCGGCTGGTAAAGAAAGGCGAGGAGCTGAAGGCGCCCGACGCGCCGCAGCCGGTGACAGCGGCGGCCGACCTGTGTCTCGTGAAGCTGCTGGTCGGCCCCGGCGCGACGGCGGAAAAGGACAGGAACGCGCGCTCCTATTCGGAAGGCATCGGCATCGAGGTCTGGCTGCCGACGCAGGCCAACTGGAACGAGCGCATCCGCAATTACGGCGGTGGCGGCTGGGTCGGCGGCGGTCATCGCTATGCCGACAAGATCGGCAGCAAGGTGCCGGCTATCGTCAACGCCAATATCGGCTACGCGTCGGGCACGACGGACGCGGGTCAGCCCTGGTACCAGGATGGCTCGTTCGCGTTCCTGTCCGATGGCAAGGTCAACGTGGAATCGCTTCGCGATTTCTCGGTGCGAGCCATGGTGGAGCAGGCCGTCAAGACCAAAGCGCTGGTCAGCCTCTATTACGGCAAGGCGCCGAAATATACCTACTATGACGGCCATTCGCAGGGCGGCCGGCAGGGCATGAAGCTCGTGCAGGAATACCCTGAACTCTATGACGGCTACATGATCGCCCAGCCGGCGCTGAACATCGCGAAATTCGGCACGGCGGGACTGTATCCTCAAATCGTGATGAAGACCGAGCTCGGCTTCACGTCGGCGAACAAGATCGAAGCCGCCGCCTTCGCGGCCAAGGTCGCCGCTGCCAACAAGCGCGCGGTTGCGGTCTGCGACAAGGCTGGCCTCGGCTTCCTGCTCGATCCCCTTGCCTGCGACTACAATCCAGCGCGCGACGCCGAGCTGCTGTGCGCGCGCGAGGTCGGCGAGGGCGTCACCGGAAATAACGCCGACGCCGCGACCTGCATGAGCCTGAAGGAGGCGAACGCGCTGAACAGAATCTGGTACGGCGCCACCAGCGATGGAAGTTTTGATGTCGCGCAGGGCGCCGACGCGCGATCCGGTAAATCGCTCGGCAAGAACCAGCTCTGGTGGACATTCACCAGGAGCACCGGGATCGGGCCCCTGATCACCAGCGCCTCCTCCTACGGCGTCGCCTTGGCGCTGCAGGATGTCAGCTACGCGCCCGATGCCAGCACGGCGTCGTCAGGCGAACCGATTACCAACGGTTCGACGAATGTACGCAACAAATGGCTGGAGCTGGATTACGCCGGGCTCGCCGACGCCGTGAACAAGGGCGTCGCGTTGCAGCCGACGCTGTTCAGCGACCTCATCACGGACAAGGCGGACCTCGGGAAGCTGCGCGATCTCGGCCGCAAGGTTATCGCCTACAGCGGCCTGGTCGACGACGCGATCCCGCCAGCCGGCAACATCAATTATCACGAGCGCGTGGTGGCGGCGATGGGCGGGCACGCCGAGGTGCAGAAGTTCATGCGGATGTATCTCCTGCCGGGCTCGGCGCATTCCTCGCAAGGCCGGGCCTATACGGTTGGCGGCAAGAACGACACCGTGCCGCTGCCGAAATTGCCGGGTAATGCCAACCAGACGCCGACCCGCGAGCAGGACCAGTTCTTCACCGCACTGGTGGATTGGGTCGAGAAAGGCGCGACGCCGGGCGAGATCATGCTGACGTCGCGCGACAACAGCGTCAGCTATCCAGTCTGCGTCTATCCTTTGCGCACGACGTGGAACGGCAATGGGGATGCAAAGCAGGCTTCAAGCTATCGCTGCCGGTAG
- a CDS encoding shikimate dehydrogenase, with amino-acid sequence MSPAARPLAPADRRFLTGLIGAPIAHSASPAMHERAAEALGAHCHYQLIEVAGAGREELRLLLDGARRLGFAGVNVTFPYKEAVVSLLDEMSPGARAIGAVNTVVVRDGRLIGYNTDTTGFARAITELGRDPAQSRVAVIGAGGVGKAIAFALAATGVSEIRIFDTDRAKAEQLATQLKSHGEARPADSVEDAMRGATGVVNGSPVGMLPNRGTPVPDALLHRDIWVADAVYTPLWTPLLNAAKAKGAEVMTGRELAIYQAADAFELFTGLKPSAVEMGNAFDAVMARRYAKVNAA; translated from the coding sequence ATGAGCCCTGCCGCCCGACCGCTTGCTCCAGCCGATCGCCGCTTTCTCACCGGCCTGATCGGCGCGCCGATCGCGCATTCGGCGTCGCCGGCGATGCATGAGCGGGCGGCCGAGGCACTCGGCGCACATTGCCATTATCAGCTCATCGAAGTCGCGGGCGCCGGCCGCGAGGAATTGCGGCTGCTGCTCGACGGCGCGCGCCGTCTTGGATTTGCGGGCGTCAACGTCACCTTTCCGTACAAGGAAGCGGTGGTGTCCCTGCTCGATGAGATGTCCCCAGGCGCGCGCGCGATCGGCGCGGTCAACACGGTCGTGGTCCGGGATGGCCGGCTGATTGGATACAATACCGACACAACAGGGTTTGCCCGGGCGATCACCGAGCTTGGCCGTGATCCCGCGCAGAGCCGCGTCGCCGTGATCGGCGCAGGCGGCGTCGGCAAGGCGATCGCCTTTGCGCTGGCGGCGACCGGCGTGAGCGAGATCAGGATCTTCGATACCGATCGCGCCAAAGCTGAGCAGCTCGCCACGCAGCTCAAGAGCCATGGCGAAGCAAGGCCCGCCGACAGCGTCGAGGACGCGATGCGCGGCGCCACCGGGGTCGTCAACGGCTCGCCGGTCGGCATGTTGCCGAACCGCGGCACCCCTGTGCCGGATGCCTTGCTGCATCGGGACATATGGGTGGCCGACGCGGTCTATACACCGCTGTGGACGCCGCTGCTGAACGCCGCCAAGGCAAAAGGCGCCGAGGTCATGACCGGGCGCGAGCTTGCGATCTATCAGGCCGCGGACGCATTCGAACTGTTCACGGGACTGAAGCCATCGGCTGTCGAGATGGGAAATGCATTCGACGCCGTGATGGCCAGGCGCTACGCTAAAGTGAACGCAGCTTAG
- a CDS encoding ABC transporter substrate-binding protein: protein MRSGIFAGLLLATVSAAAAFAQGAPIKLANVAELSGGGATVGNNWKNGIDLAIEEINAKGGLLGRKLEVTHADSQSNPGVARAQVQKALDNEPYVLLGPGYSGSVKVTSPLAAEAGITQIMGGEAAELTQGGNKLLFRTSFGQQSSMPKVAKYINDELKAKSVAIVWVNNDFGKGGRDVITKEFAKYNIKVAADISTEAGQADFAADVSKIKAAAPDAVFVYVNEEESARMLKELKRQAITVPLMGETTLVGQKVVELAGDAANGARGHVGLTTDAPVDLVKAFREKFVKKYNYVPDHNGLKGYLAIYMIKATTEKMGKVDSKAFADNLHGLTIKAASEPGILMDVTFDEKGDIDRQGFLVEIVEGKQVVKQVLPKLN from the coding sequence ATGAGATCTGGAATTTTTGCAGGACTCCTGCTTGCCACCGTGTCAGCCGCCGCCGCATTCGCGCAAGGGGCGCCGATCAAGCTCGCCAATGTCGCCGAACTGTCCGGCGGCGGCGCTACCGTCGGCAACAACTGGAAAAACGGCATCGACCTTGCGATCGAGGAGATCAACGCCAAGGGTGGGTTGCTCGGCCGCAAGCTGGAAGTCACGCATGCGGATTCGCAATCGAATCCCGGCGTCGCACGCGCGCAGGTGCAGAAGGCGCTCGACAACGAACCTTATGTGCTGCTCGGGCCCGGCTACTCCGGATCCGTCAAGGTTACTTCGCCGCTCGCCGCCGAAGCCGGTATCACCCAGATCATGGGCGGCGAAGCCGCCGAACTGACACAGGGCGGCAACAAGTTGCTGTTCCGCACCTCGTTCGGCCAGCAATCCTCGATGCCGAAGGTCGCCAAATACATCAACGACGAGCTGAAGGCGAAATCGGTCGCGATCGTCTGGGTCAACAACGACTTCGGCAAGGGCGGCCGCGACGTCATCACCAAGGAATTCGCCAAGTACAACATCAAGGTTGCCGCGGACATTTCCACGGAAGCGGGTCAAGCCGATTTCGCCGCCGACGTCAGCAAGATCAAGGCCGCGGCGCCCGATGCGGTGTTTGTCTATGTCAACGAGGAAGAGAGCGCGCGGATGCTCAAGGAGCTGAAGCGCCAGGCGATCACCGTCCCCCTGATGGGCGAGACAACGCTGGTCGGCCAGAAAGTGGTCGAACTCGCCGGCGATGCCGCCAACGGCGCGCGCGGCCATGTCGGTCTTACCACCGATGCACCGGTCGATCTGGTCAAGGCATTCAGGGAGAAGTTCGTCAAAAAGTACAATTACGTCCCTGATCATAACGGGCTGAAGGGCTATCTCGCGATCTACATGATCAAGGCCACCACCGAGAAGATGGGCAAGGTCGATTCCAAGGCGTTCGCCGACAACCTGCACGGTCTCACCATCAAGGCCGCGAGCGAGCCCGGCATCCTGATGGATGTGACCTTCGATGAGAAGGGCGACATCGATCGCCAGGGATTCCTGGTCGAGATCGTCGAAGGCAAGCAGGTCGTCAAGCAGGTGCTGCCGAAACTGAACTGA
- a CDS encoding branched-chain amino acid ABC transporter permease, producing MTATGKYLRIALGILVIAALIILPMNFNRYGLFILSQWAVMTIAAMGLNLTLGYAGQVSLAQGAFVGIGAYAAAIMTTQGLPLIAALGVAIVLCFAIGWILGYPALRVQHHYLAFVTLAFSTLAFLVFRNEDWLTKGIYGISNIPRPNVMGFATNRPLPFYYFCLGSLALVSLAMWWLIRSPWGRAFVALRENPVRALSLGIDTRRYTLMAFAIGSALGGVAGTLYAPLTQYIDPVPFNLSLSLDLLMMVIVGGSGFFFGPFLGAMIAVLLPEWLRFTQGYYLMLYAVAVMLLLIYSPTGILGILDRYLAERRTKAASALRAVAKSRLETAP from the coding sequence ATGACCGCAACGGGGAAATATTTGCGCATCGCGCTCGGCATCTTGGTGATCGCGGCATTGATCATCTTGCCCATGAACTTCAATCGCTACGGCCTGTTCATCCTGAGTCAGTGGGCGGTGATGACGATCGCTGCGATGGGGCTCAATCTGACGCTCGGATATGCCGGCCAGGTCTCGCTGGCGCAGGGCGCGTTCGTCGGCATCGGCGCCTATGCGGCGGCGATCATGACCACGCAGGGCCTGCCGTTGATCGCAGCGCTCGGCGTCGCCATCGTGCTGTGCTTCGCGATCGGATGGATCCTCGGCTATCCGGCGCTGCGCGTGCAGCATCACTACCTTGCCTTCGTGACGCTGGCGTTCTCGACGCTGGCGTTCCTGGTGTTCCGCAACGAGGATTGGCTCACCAAGGGCATCTACGGCATCTCCAATATTCCGCGGCCCAACGTCATGGGCTTCGCCACCAACCGGCCGCTGCCGTTCTATTATTTCTGCCTCGGCTCGCTTGCGCTCGTCTCGCTGGCGATGTGGTGGCTGATCCGCTCGCCCTGGGGCCGCGCTTTCGTGGCGCTGCGCGAAAATCCGGTGCGGGCGCTGTCGCTCGGCATCGATACGCGGCGTTATACGCTGATGGCGTTCGCGATCGGCTCGGCGCTCGGCGGTGTCGCCGGCACGCTCTATGCGCCGCTGACGCAATATATCGATCCGGTTCCCTTCAATCTCTCGCTCTCGCTCGATCTGCTGATGATGGTGATTGTCGGCGGCTCCGGATTCTTCTTTGGGCCGTTCCTTGGCGCGATGATCGCCGTGCTGTTGCCGGAATGGCTGCGCTTCACGCAGGGCTATTACCTGATGCTCTATGCGGTCGCGGTAATGCTGCTCTTGATCTATTCGCCGACCGGCATCCTCGGCATTCTCGATCGCTATCTGGCCGAGCGGCGCACCAAGGCGGCTTCCGCCTTACGCGCAGTCGCCAAATCCAGGCTGGAGACGGCGCCATGA